ACGAGGTactgtcccgtcaaagtattgatcttcttcaggaggtgaatcctccacaacaacttttttcttttttttgttgtgtttaCATAACGACCTTCTGTCGATCGCAGGTCAGCTTGGTTCTCCCTGCGAAACAAGATACAATTATTAGCAAACAAAACACACCAAAATCTCAAATATTATCCAAAGAAGTGCTTACTTTTTtggtgttgtttttgtttttttctttttcttctccttctccgcaGGTGATGATTCTTCGCTCCTATAAGTTAATAATAGACACTTCAGTTAATACATGAAATCTTTATAATGaagccaaaagaaaggagtattaatTTCAGGACATTACTCATCACTTGGTTCAGATTCAGATTCTGAATCAGAACCTGACTCCTCTTGcctctgctttctttttcttgagtccattctggaaggcaaacaattgtcatttagaacatactaaaaatacacccaaatgaattcacgagatacacccaaatgaattcacGAGATACACCCAACTGAATATACATTATACACCCAACGCAGCAAACGAAACACACCCTGCTTAATAAGCTACATACACCCAACGTGatcaaacaaaatacacccaactcgaaaaagaaattacacccaagtatggtacttactttttcccctttttgccGGGGTGTTTTCTTCCCGAATCCTCTGAGTCTTCTTGAGCctcagactcagaggtagaagtGTCACTGTCAGTAGTTTCTGTCTGCGAAGACGATGTTGGGCTCgccttcctttttttgttttttttttatttcttgttttttttcttttttttctttttttttcattttttctcttgtcTCTGCCATCTTCACAATCCCCTAAAACatgagatattttagttagcagcattcaggtaaataaaatacacccaacttaTTATGTTTACTTACCAAAATTTCCTCTCTTTCTGCAGTCATTCTTTCCACCAACTGCTCCTTAGTCCAGTTGGCAATCCAGGGATTTGGTGGTCTTTCAGTCCTGTTCTtgcctttgttttttgaaagatgAAAGTAGATTATCATCAGGGCGAAGAGGCAGCCATTAattgccttcttcttcttctccttgtaGTCTGTGATGCCCTTGATCATGAAGGTCAAAACATGCCCCTCCCCCCAGTTTTTCTCCGATATGCCGTCCATCTTAAAAATTGGGGCCAGGTGCACGGGCGATATTTTGTTTATCGTCGTTGGCAAAAGGAACGCCATCTGTATGTAGAGGATGAATATCCTCTTGAACATCAGGCGTTCCTCTTCGTTGCCAACGCCGATTTCCATCATTTCATCGGTAAGACTTTTGAGGGTCTTACCCTGGAATcttctataaattattttgtcatcatcaaAAAGTTTCTTATACTCAACTTTCTCAGGAAATAGATCTCCTATAAAAAGGAAGACAACAAAGCATCCAAGTCGgttcaaatacacccaagcatcaacttaatataCACCCAAGCAACAACTTAATATACACCTATAATTTTGGGCTAATTACCTGTTGCATTGATGCCAAGCGCATCACCTATTTTTTTTGGGGTTATTTGAAAAGAACCATATCCTGTCTTCAGTCTGTTCTCCACAAGTTTGAAGTTGTTTGCCAGCTCCCTTAAGAGTTGGTGATCCACCCTTAGTGGTGGGATGTGCATCAACCCACCGAATCCAAGATCCCTCACAATCGCCTTCTTCTCCTCAGTCATGTTTCTGAACTTATCATTCAGGAGATGTGTGGCACATTTGAGGTCTTTAGTTTGGTTTCTTGCTGCCATTTTCTCTGaaactaaaaatacacccaaagatatcagtaatatacacccatatatatatgactcagatacacccattaataacaataagatacacccattgacaacagtaagatacacccatatatatgagttagatacacccaaagatatcaaCAAGATACACCGATTGATTACAGTGAGATACACTCATAGATATTATTCAGATACATCCAtatagatatcagtcagatatcactcaaccATGCTTCAATATCAAGCCACATTACAAGGTTAAGCAGTTTACACCCCCGAATCTACGGAATAAACccccaaaaatcaacaaaaatagcaGGAGAACTTAGAACAACAACGTAGAATGACGTAGAACTTAGAAGAACGACGTAGAACTTAGAACAGTgtaacaaagaagcaagaataatagtaatccctagaagaacgacgtagaagaaaagtaaaatatacaggAATCTTAATGGACTTACGTTGAGTATTGTTGCTTTGttttttcttcagattcttcacggagagtttgatggtgttttgatggagttttcgaacaacgatttctatattttgaaatttgattttcgCTCGAAAATGGGAGGGTTTCCTTGTTTTCAAAGCGCCTTGAGaaatggaagaagtggaagaagtggaagagtctgcCATACGTAACCGTTCGAGTGATGAGCGCGTGATTTTGACGCGCCATGTTATCTATCTTCATGCGCGTGAGTTCTCTTTGAGCTGAGCCAACTTGTATGCTTgtagacttgtatgtgtagcagaccCGTAAAATTGTTACACGCTACAAATTATTAATCGAGCTCAAGCTAAATTAAGGGTGCTTTATTGACTCAAAATACCAATACTtcagacaaaaattaaaataagaaactccTACAAAATAGATTTATGGTCTTAAAAACAAGTGTCATAAAAATACTCTTTTCAAGAGTCCTACAATTGAAATTTTGGTAAAGTagatatttttctttgaaatttgttaaaaattttaaaaatatctttaaattttattgtttcaaTTTAGTCCCATAAGTTTTCAAATTGTATCAAACATATATCTAatggctaatttttcaaaattaagacTAATTCAgcaataattttacaaaaataacctTTCACACAAACAAACTGAACATAATTATCATACATTATTATTGGATTAGTCCTAAATTTTTCGAATATTTAGCTGTCAGAAGtatatttaatgaaaataaaaaatttcaaaaaaatcaaaacaaaataaacgtaagaatatttttaaaacttttaacaaacatcaaagacaaaatatattttatcttaaaaattttagaaatttaaaatatgttaaatgtaaatcttttaaatttttgacacattaaataattaaatacattGAAAAAACTAAAACTTTCTACTTTCCACTCTCctaataataatttaagtttTCTTTTCTAACTGGATTAAAATAAGCAAATATTTAGAAAGAaatgaaattagaaatataGATATCTGCTATTTCGAACTAGGGGTAGCAACTCCAAACAAGAACTAGATCCAGGTTTAGGTCAACTTTATGATAGTCTAATCCATCATCAACCCCCTTGAATTCTGCATTTGGGGTTAAAACGATTTCAATCCCGAAACTTTAATGTTAACAATTTTTCCGAGTGGGATGGATAAGCAATTGTATAAATTTTTCCGAGTACCATAATCGCAAACCagaaaacattaaaattaaaacaagttGCTAATGATCAATCCCGGTACTGTCCTTACAATTTACTAGACACTCTTTAGACTTCTTATTGCtccatttatatataaataataataatgataacaaAGAATGGAATAGGATAGTAGTGTACAAAATCTTCACTTCCTGTCCGGCATTGGCATTATTTCTGTCCAACGGAATCCTTAGGGGGACTCTACAAAGGGACTGGTTGGTTTCTGAAAGCACTCAAACAAGATTGATTGTGAAGGACACGTAGGGGTGGGCATCCTCACCCGCTAGGGCCGCCATCCCTACATCATCCTCAGACTTCCAGTATGAACTGCAATCAAAATATTCAAGGTTGTAGATGAGAAATTATGGCATTAACAAGAGAAAGTAATAGATTGAGAGACAGAATTCAGTATCATCTTCAGCTATTGACACCTCAAGATAATAAAACACAAGACTTCCATGAACTTTGCATGCTTATATCTATAAAGAGAAGCTAATTGCACCTTACGCCTAAGTTTTAGTTCATGTGCAGTTCAGCCGCAACCCTTAAAATATGCAAGTTGACTCCCTAAACTACCCCCAAATGTGCATTTTATCCAAAATGCATTAATTATACCCCTTGAACTTTGGTTATGTGCAAATTGTCCACCTGAATTTTGATATTAACAATTGATGGGAAAATGAGTCAAAGGGTCAATCTGCACATTTATGAGTGTTTACGGGGGTTTAGGATTAAGGAAGACTGATTTTAAAccaaatacaataatatagaAATTATAAGCCACTTGCCTGTTTGTGCTATCACTCAAACCTTCAAGGATAGAACGTACTTTCTTTTCAGCTTTTACAGATGGAGCTAAAACACATGCCTGGAATCGAACATAATATTTCTCAATGATAAACAGAAACTGAAAAATTGGAGCACTGAGCTTTGGTTTTGGAAGAACATAGTTACCAAGAAAGATGGTGGTAGACCATATCTCAGAATGCTCTCAGCAAATAAACGTACAGCACAGAAATGCATCCACGAGCTGAAAACCTTCcgaaaataaaaagtgaaagtCGTTGGTGACAAACCACAGCATGTTTAGAATAATACAGCAAGCAAAAGTTATATCAGAAAGCGACTCCATTATAAATGTATGGTCAATcactaaatattttaaatagagAAACTATGGACTGATGGACCAATCCATAATGTTGTTGGGGGGCTAGAATAAAGATAGACAGTCATCAAGATATTAAGCATGAAGATAGTCATTTAACCGACCATACTTGCCTACCACCTGTAAATTCATTTATGTAGTACTCAGAGCTGCTCCTGAAAATTAGCGtcagtgaaaagtaaaagaaattaCCTCTCCATAGCTGGTATAGCACCACTGCAACAAAGAACCTCTCAAACTTTCCTGTTCCCGCATCAATTTATCTAACTCCTGCTTTCGCCCCTCGTGTGTTTCTGGACTGTATTCAAAATCACGAATCTGAACAAGACAGCAGAAAATTACATTAAACACCTCGAAAAACAATGAATTGAACTAGAACAATGCATATTAGGTGCCTCATGCATTCCTCTATCCACATCTTAATAGATTTTCCAGGATCAAATCTTAAATGAGAAAATGAATTTCACCAGACTAACAGATTGTATGcagttttttttctcctttttcttttaatgtttaaacaggaaaaaaataaatacttactTGAAACCCTTTTTCACGTGCACTAGTTCTGAAGTTGTCCGCAACACGATTGAAGAGTGTTACAGTGTAAAGAGCATATTCATTATCCTCATACAACTTCTTGGAAGATCTGGGGACCTACAATTAATCTAATCAGAATAAGGAATAAAGCCGGGAAAAACAAACATGTTCTCAAATATTAGACAGCTTAATGTTACTGGACTATATACATGATATACAGAGATTCAGTTACGACCAGTTTATGTAACCTCAAAGAAGGTAGCAACTGAGATTCATATTTAGCAGCACATATGGTTTATCTTACCACATAGTTTGTCAGTGTTTCGTAGCTTGCGAGCCAATCCTTTTGTGAATACTTGGAAACAATGGCAAGGAGAGTAGTTAAATGTTCTGAAGTTATAATATCCTCAGGTTTTACCAAGTTGGAAAGGTCACGGACAGCTAAGCTGGAATGGCAAAGTAGGTCAGCTAGGGAACggtataaataatttgaaaattaatgttgcAAAACAACATCCAGACCTTCCAGTTTGCTTTCGGTTGATAGCATTAAGCTGACTGCGGATATTGTTGTACTCAGAAACACGAACCTGAAATGAATGATAGTTTTAAGGTCCAAGCTGAATATTGAAAATCCAGTCTACTAAATGCAAAATAAGTAGAGATGTTTCTTTGCTATACTCCTCAAAAAAGGGGAGATAATCACAATTAAAAGCTCAAGAAAAACAATTTCAAGTTCCAAGACCTTTCTCAAATGCCTGGTcaaatattccttttgcatacATAAAACATTTCATTTGCAGAAACAAAGAGAGGGCCTTTTGAGCTGTTAGTGAAGAAAGGAGACACAAAATCGAGAGAGCAGCAGGGAAGAACCCtgagaaaaaaagaattaagaTATTCATGGtttcataaaacaacaaatacTACAACTCAGATAAGCAATTATGCTTTCCCAATGGAAACCAACTGTCAACCGACATGTATCTTATCAAGTATTGAGAAATTTCAAGAGCATAAAGATCTTAGAAATAGACGTATATACACTATAGAAGAACTCATGGAACCCAATAATTCCAtgtttcatcttttaattaGCATCATAAAGGAAATGGTGAATTGGTGATATCAAATCATTAATCATGCAAATGTCATGACATACAAGAAAAATAACATGTTTCAATGCTAGAATGGATTACATCTTCAACATTGCAACAGCAGAAAAATGACCTGGTTTAGGGCACTTATCATTCAACTACCTTACTATAGTCAACCTCACACAAGCACTAAAAGTTGTAAGATTTGACCTTGTTTAGTACAAATATGTTTAGATTTTATTCCAAGCAGTAAGAGAACACTTTGACAGTGGAATAGCATAAACTTTTTCTGGATCAGATGTTAACTTGTGAGTTTAAATCAATTTAGATGAGCCTTAAGAAGCTAGATCTACAGGATCAAATTGTAGCATACTTTTACTGTATTTATCTCAACGGGACATTACAACaactaaatgaaaaatgaaaaaacagaGTCCATTGATTCAATATTATGTACCCTTCTCATCAATATAAAAGTTAAGCACACAGCACCTTCTTTCCCCAAAACAAGACCAAGGCTGCACAAAACTGATTATCAACTTCTTTCTTACATCAGTTACAAGCTTGGAAAAAACATTATAGTAGCAATCATGGAaaataactaacaaaaaaaaaaatcataagaaaACAAGGACTAAGCATTCTGCCACAGCAGTTAGGCTAGTAAGGTAAGCAGGACAGTTCCTTAAGTTACTATCTCACTATAAGGCAATGTTCAGTATTATGGATACCATGAATGATAAAAGATAATTCATCATATGCTACTGCTCCCTATATCTTAAACCCAACAATCACTACAGAAGAGCAAGAAAATAGGAAAACCTTGAGATCATCCTCTATCTTTGCTACTTGACCATGAATTCCATCAACGATCTCTTTCAATGGCGACATAGTGGGGTACTTTGCTTCATCCCAAACAAATCTGAATTCATCAAAACACTAACTTTCAACACAGATGCAAATCAAACAAGATCACACAGAGGTCACAAATTTCCAACTACGGAATTCAAATGAAACCTGGTTAAATAGGAATCAACAGGGACACCATCGACAGTGAGACCGCTGCTCTCGACGCCGGAGATCCTCTCAAGTTCCTCAATCTGGCGCCGGATCTTGTGCGACACTCCTTCCATGAAAGTGTTGGACTGCATCAAACATTTCGCATTTTTCAACAGCGAAACAAGACAAAACAGAAACTCGGAGAATCGTGAATTTGCGGATCCACGATCAACGGAACAAGCTAATCGAATCGGAAGAAGGGGGAATTGAGTAGATTCACCTTGGCGAGATCATCGctgagagagaggagagagtctAGGGTTCCGACGCGGAGATTAGGGATGTTGAACTGCGAAGTATCGAGAAGAAAATGAAGGGTTAAAtcggaaaaagaagaaaatgaaagaagtAAGAAGATTAATTATATATACCCTGTAGAGAGGGGTGTCGAAAGAGTGCTTGGAGATTTGATCCTGGAGCTGGTTCCAGAGAGTGGAAGCGGAGTTGTGAACGGGAAGTGACACCACCCAGTACCTGTTCGCCATTATTGATCGCTGTGTGACTCTCTGCTGTGCTCTGATGGGTTCTTCTTTAACTGTGAGGTTCCTTCGTTGTTTTTACGATGCTCAACACAATTCAGTAATTCATAACTTGAGAGAAGACCTTTTTGCCTGGGGCAACGTTAAAATGTGGCTATGGTTCGGTACTATGTGTCTATATCTATTATcagttatcaattatcaatcattaCCCctaggaagaaaaataatactaatggTGAGGAATGTGAacaatgaattaaaatttgaaagtaaaattaaaattgaaaatcagattattaattaattatttaattttaaattttaaaatttaaaaaattaagattagtatttaaatttatttatctattatttaattattaatgaaGGTAAAAGTGActgattgagaaagaaaaaaatattaaaataaaatgttttaata
This portion of the Arachis duranensis cultivar V14167 chromosome 6, aradu.V14167.gnm2.J7QH, whole genome shotgun sequence genome encodes:
- the LOC107494708 gene encoding V-type proton ATPase subunit C, encoding MANRYWVVSLPVHNSASTLWNQLQDQISKHSFDTPLYRFNIPNLRVGTLDSLLSLSDDLAKSNTFMEGVSHKIRRQIEELERISGVESSGLTVDGVPVDSYLTRFVWDEAKYPTMSPLKEIVDGIHGQVAKIEDDLKVRVSEYNNIRSQLNAINRKQTGSLAVRDLSNLVKPEDIITSEHLTTLLAIVSKYSQKDWLASYETLTNYVVPRSSKKLYEDNEYALYTVTLFNRVADNFRTSAREKGFQIRDFEYSPETHEGRKQELDKLMREQESLRGSLLQWCYTSYGEVFSSWMHFCAVRLFAESILRYGLPPSFLACVLAPSVKAEKKVRSILEGLSDSTNSSYWKSEDDVGMAALAGEDAHPYVSFTINLV